Proteins from a single region of bacterium:
- a CDS encoding tail fiber domain-containing protein: GDLNRATGDWACIPGGGSNAAAGQFAFAAGRQAKANHSGAYVWSDNNPFDFVSLANNSFSARCLGGARFVTAISAGGAPTQGVTLAAGGGSWASICDSAVKENIRDVDGAEILRQLAALRIAEWNYIAQDDSVRHLGPMAQDFRRAFGLGEDDRHITQVDADGVALAAIQELIRRIESLEGELARLRARNGD; this comes from the coding sequence GGCGATTTAAACCGCGCCACCGGTGACTGGGCCTGTATTCCCGGCGGCGGCTCGAACGCCGCCGCGGGCCAGTTCGCCTTCGCCGCGGGACGTCAGGCCAAAGCCAATCACAGCGGCGCCTATGTCTGGTCCGACAACAACCCCTTCGACTTCGTCTCGCTGGCCAATAACAGTTTCTCGGCGCGCTGCCTCGGCGGCGCGCGCTTCGTGACCGCCATCAGCGCCGGCGGTGCCCCCACACAGGGCGTGACGCTTGCCGCCGGCGGCGGATCGTGGGCGAGTATCTGCGACAGCGCCGTCAAGGAGAACATCCGCGACGTCGACGGCGCCGAAATCCTCCGCCAACTCGCCGCCCTGCGCATCGCCGAGTGGAATTACATCGCCCAGGATGACAGCGTCCGCCACCTCGGACCCATGGCGCAGGACTTCCGACGCGCCTTCGGACTTGGTGAGGACGATCGCCACATCACCCAGGTCGACGCCGATGGCGTCGCGCTGGCCGCCATTCAGGAACTCATCCGCCGCATCGAATCGCTGGAAGGCGAGCTGGCGCGGCTACGCGCACGGAATGGCGATTGA